The sequence below is a genomic window from Vicinamibacterales bacterium.
TGATCTGGGGATGGCGCCATACCGACCATCATCTGCGTCAGTTCGCACTGTGACGGCCGATCGAAAGGGGCGAGCGACACCGCCCCTCGGAAAGCATCGATGGCGCTGAGCGCGACGGTCTACACCTTCGAGATCGATCTGTCCGACAGCGATCGCGGCGTCTACGAATCGCTGGTGCTGCGCGTCGCGCGGCACCCGTCGGAGTCGGACGAGTACCTCGTCGCGCGCGTGCTGGCGTACTGCCTCGAGTACACCGACGGCACCGCGTTCTCACCAGGCGGCCTGTCGGATCCGGACGAACCGCCGATCGCCGTGCGCGATCTGACCGGCAGGGTGCTGGCCTGGATCGACGTCGGGACACCGGATGCCGCTCGCCTGCACCGCGCCTCGAAGGCCACGCCGCGCGTCGCCGTTTATGTGCAC
It includes:
- a CDS encoding YaeQ family protein; amino-acid sequence: MALSATVYTFEIDLSDSDRGVYESLVLRVARHPSESDEYLVARVLAYCLEYTDGTAFSPGGLSDPDEPPIAVRDLTGRVLAWIDVGTPDAARLHRASKATPRVAVYVHKDPYQWLRSLVGARIHRAEALEVWGFDRAFVASLCARLERRTSFTLSVSDRELYVSFAEATLTGPVTRLTLP